A region of Natribaculum luteum DNA encodes the following proteins:
- a CDS encoding aspartate aminotransferase family protein has translation MSDLDFVSGSKPIGIERGEGPYLYSTDGTEYIDAGASFACTPLGHSHPAVVEAVQEQVGQLTFVDSSFPVQSREDAYAAFVASTPDGLESAWFCNSGTEANEAALKFARSATGNSKIVAATRSFHGRTMGSLAATWKDKYKKPFEPLAGGVEFVPYGDGEELAAVVDDETAAVILEPIQGEGGINVPPAGYLETAREVTDEAGAALVFDEVQTGMGRTGSMWACQNAGVTPDILTTAKGLGNGLPVGGVAVRDWIADGAASHNSTFSGGPVVTAAVHATISTLVEEGWPVHAAAMGDYLMTELEARLGDEVREVRGAGLLVGIELKRGANRVARDLAIDHQVLALPAGRTVLRLLPPLVTDEDEVDQLVDALGAVIAPDEPESDT, from the coding sequence ATGAGCGACCTCGATTTCGTCTCCGGCAGCAAGCCGATCGGCATCGAGCGCGGCGAGGGACCGTACCTCTACAGCACGGACGGCACGGAGTACATCGACGCGGGCGCGAGTTTCGCCTGCACGCCGCTCGGACACAGCCACCCGGCGGTCGTCGAGGCCGTCCAGGAGCAGGTCGGTCAGTTGACGTTCGTCGACTCTTCGTTTCCCGTCCAGTCGCGCGAGGACGCCTACGCGGCGTTCGTCGCGTCGACGCCCGACGGCCTCGAGTCGGCCTGGTTCTGTAACTCCGGGACCGAGGCCAACGAGGCTGCACTGAAGTTCGCCCGCTCGGCGACCGGTAACTCGAAGATCGTCGCCGCGACCCGGAGCTTCCACGGCCGGACGATGGGTTCGCTCGCAGCGACCTGGAAGGACAAGTACAAGAAGCCGTTCGAACCCCTGGCCGGCGGCGTGGAGTTCGTCCCCTACGGCGACGGCGAGGAACTCGCGGCCGTCGTCGACGACGAGACGGCAGCCGTCATCCTGGAGCCGATCCAGGGCGAAGGCGGGATCAACGTCCCGCCCGCGGGCTACCTCGAGACCGCCCGCGAGGTCACCGACGAGGCCGGCGCAGCACTCGTCTTCGACGAGGTCCAGACCGGGATGGGCCGGACGGGGTCGATGTGGGCCTGCCAGAACGCAGGTGTCACACCCGATATCCTCACGACCGCAAAAGGCCTCGGCAACGGTCTACCGGTCGGCGGCGTCGCGGTTCGGGACTGGATCGCCGACGGCGCGGCCTCGCACAACTCTACGTTCAGCGGCGGCCCCGTCGTCACTGCGGCGGTCCACGCGACCATCTCGACGCTGGTCGAGGAAGGGTGGCCCGTCCACGCCGCCGCGATGGGCGACTATCTCATGACGGAACTCGAGGCCAGACTCGGTGACGAGGTCCGCGAGGTCCGCGGTGCGGGGCTGCTCGTCGGCATCGAGTTGAAACGCGGGGCCAACCGCGTCGCCCGTGACCTGGCGATCGACCACCAGGTGCTGGCGCTGCCGGCGGGACGGACCGTCCTGCGCCTGCTGCCGCCGCTGGTGACCGACGAGGACGAGGTGGATCAGCTCGTGGACGCGCTGGGCGCGGTCATCGCACCTGACGAACCCGAATCCGACACATGA
- a CDS encoding [LysW]-lysine hydrolase, which translates to MSANADAEATSDVPTEEARELLVDLVSIPSPSREEREAAKRLVDFFEAHDREVWIDAVGNVRAPADDAVLLTSHIDTVPGDIPVEVEETGDDEILWGRGSVDATGPLAAMAVAAVRTGVSFVGVVGEEVDSRGSRYLVDDRDDAPEAVVNGEPSGANGITLGYRGLIAGTYVATSESGHTSRPDPNAIQHAVRWWSAVEERFEGDEYEPIFEQVTTKPVDIEGGVSEDGLSVEATMDVQLRVPPALDVESVREAAEAELEVGTVTWKDKVPPVMMSPRTEVARAFRVAIREEDAEPRLLRKTGTSDMNIYAGAWDCPMVTYGPGNSDLDHAPDERLPLSKFDQSVAILEHVSRTLSED; encoded by the coding sequence ATGAGCGCGAACGCCGACGCCGAGGCGACGAGCGACGTCCCGACCGAGGAGGCCCGGGAGCTGCTCGTCGACCTCGTCTCGATTCCTTCGCCCTCCCGCGAGGAACGCGAGGCGGCCAAACGGCTCGTCGACTTCTTCGAGGCCCACGACCGCGAGGTCTGGATCGACGCGGTCGGCAACGTCCGCGCGCCAGCGGACGACGCCGTACTCCTCACCTCGCACATCGACACCGTCCCCGGAGACATCCCGGTCGAGGTCGAAGAGACGGGCGACGACGAGATCCTCTGGGGCCGTGGCAGCGTCGACGCGACGGGACCGCTCGCCGCGATGGCAGTCGCCGCGGTTCGCACGGGCGTCTCCTTCGTCGGCGTCGTCGGCGAGGAAGTCGACTCGAGAGGGTCACGCTACCTCGTCGACGACCGCGACGATGCGCCCGAGGCCGTCGTCAACGGCGAACCCTCCGGGGCAAACGGTATCACGCTGGGCTATCGCGGGTTGATCGCCGGGACCTACGTCGCGACCAGCGAGTCCGGGCACACCTCCCGGCCGGACCCGAACGCGATCCAGCACGCCGTCCGCTGGTGGTCGGCCGTCGAGGAACGCTTCGAGGGCGACGAGTACGAACCGATCTTCGAGCAGGTGACGACCAAGCCGGTCGACATCGAAGGCGGCGTCAGCGAGGACGGCCTCTCCGTCGAGGCGACGATGGACGTCCAGCTTCGCGTCCCGCCCGCCCTCGACGTCGAGTCCGTCCGCGAAGCCGCGGAGGCCGAACTCGAGGTCGGCACCGTCACCTGGAAGGACAAGGTTCCGCCGGTGATGATGAGCCCACGCACGGAGGTCGCACGGGCGTTTCGCGTCGCTATCCGCGAGGAAGACGCCGAACCGCGCCTGCTGCGAAAGACCGGGACGAGCGATATGAACATCTACGCCGGGGCGTGGGATTGCCCGATGGTGACCTACGGACCCGGGAACTCGGACCTCGATCACGCGCCCGACGAGCGGCTCCCGCTGTCGAAGTTCGACCAGTCGGTCGCGATCCTAGAGCACGTTTCACGAACGCTCAGCGAGGACTGA
- the argF gene encoding ornithine carbamoyltransferase, with translation MTTDTDDSQPRHFLDVDDLSAEELFAVLDRAATYKRAVDTGEDHAELPGKTLGMLFQKASTRTRVSFETGMTQLGGHAIFLGQDDIQLGRGEPLKDTSRALSRYVDVVMARVFKHENVEVLAEYADVPVVNGLTDDAHPCQTLADLQTIREQFGGFEGVSATWIGDGNNVAQSFVLGCAMAGVDLTVATPEEHAVDEATIERAAELGTAPETTTDPVEAVAGADVVYTDVWVSMGQEDEREIRLQQFDGFQVNEELLSHAADPVVMHCLPAHRGEEITDAVLESDRSIVFDQAENRLHAQKALLVSLLEGF, from the coding sequence ATGACGACAGATACGGACGATTCACAGCCGAGGCACTTCCTCGACGTCGACGATCTCTCAGCGGAGGAACTGTTCGCGGTTCTCGACAGGGCAGCGACGTACAAACGCGCCGTCGATACCGGCGAGGACCACGCCGAGTTACCCGGGAAGACGCTGGGAATGCTTTTCCAGAAGGCAAGTACCCGCACCCGGGTCTCCTTCGAAACGGGCATGACCCAGCTGGGCGGACACGCGATCTTCCTCGGGCAAGACGACATCCAGCTCGGCCGGGGCGAGCCGCTGAAAGACACCTCGCGGGCGCTCTCGCGGTACGTCGACGTCGTGATGGCGCGGGTGTTCAAACACGAGAACGTCGAGGTACTCGCGGAGTACGCCGACGTCCCCGTGGTCAACGGCCTCACCGACGACGCCCACCCGTGCCAGACGCTCGCAGACCTCCAGACGATTCGCGAACAGTTCGGCGGCTTCGAGGGCGTCTCCGCGACCTGGATCGGCGACGGCAACAACGTCGCCCAGTCGTTCGTCCTCGGCTGTGCGATGGCGGGCGTCGACCTCACCGTCGCTACTCCGGAGGAACACGCCGTCGACGAGGCGACCATAGAGCGCGCGGCCGAACTCGGGACCGCGCCGGAGACGACGACCGACCCCGTCGAGGCTGTCGCTGGAGCCGACGTCGTCTACACCGACGTCTGGGTCAGCATGGGCCAGGAGGACGAACGCGAAATCCGCCTTCAGCAGTTCGACGGCTTTCAGGTCAACGAGGAACTGCTCTCCCACGCCGCCGATCCCGTCGTGATGCACTGTCTACCCGCCCACCGCGGCGAGGAGATCACCGACGCTGTCCTAGAGAGCGACCGGTCGATCGTCTTCGACCAGGCCGAGAACCGACTCCACGCCCAGAAAGCACTGCTGGTCTCGCTTCTCGAGGGCTTTTGA
- a CDS encoding DUF1440 domain-containing protein, whose amino-acid sequence MASETATRTGVQTGTNLVPWQAGVVGGIAGGIVFGVMMTMQMTPVIESAIPAMYGLEGGLAGWIVHVSHGAILGVVFAALLVAAKKPDVGLATGAGAGVAYGIVVWAILAVVVMPIWLSAVGFGMAPEVPNVSTQSLVGHVVYGLVLGVAYVALSR is encoded by the coding sequence ATGGCTTCAGAAACCGCCACACGAACTGGTGTACAGACTGGAACGAACCTCGTCCCATGGCAGGCGGGCGTCGTCGGCGGGATCGCAGGCGGAATCGTCTTCGGCGTCATGATGACGATGCAGATGACTCCCGTCATCGAAAGCGCGATCCCCGCGATGTACGGCCTCGAGGGCGGACTCGCCGGGTGGATCGTCCACGTCTCCCACGGGGCGATCCTCGGCGTGGTCTTCGCGGCGTTGCTCGTCGCGGCGAAGAAACCAGACGTCGGCCTCGCGACGGGGGCAGGTGCCGGCGTCGCCTACGGCATCGTCGTCTGGGCGATCCTCGCCGTCGTCGTCATGCCGATCTGGCTGTCGGCGGTCGGCTTCGGGATGGCTCCCGAGGTGCCGAACGTCAGCACGCAGAGTCTCGTGGGACACGTGGTCTACGGGCTCGTCCTCGGCGTGGCCTACGTGGCGCTCTCCCGGTAG
- a CDS encoding helix-turn-helix domain-containing protein, translating to MTDGPRHRLGELLEQPDPPFENVLSCVFGIEDHETRTYLTLLEYPGSTIEELADVLERDRSTINRTLSTLCDRGLARRDRRLLDGGGYVYQYTAVPLSEAKALLHDGLDDWSETVHGVIDDFDGERRIDR from the coding sequence ATGACAGACGGTCCCAGACATCGACTCGGCGAGTTACTGGAACAGCCCGACCCTCCGTTCGAGAACGTCCTGAGTTGTGTCTTCGGGATCGAAGACCACGAGACGCGGACCTACCTCACCCTGCTTGAGTATCCCGGCAGCACGATCGAGGAACTGGCGGACGTTCTCGAACGCGATCGGAGCACGATCAACCGGACGCTCTCGACGCTGTGTGACCGGGGACTGGCACGGCGCGACCGACGGCTCCTCGACGGTGGCGGCTATGTCTACCAGTACACGGCCGTCCCGCTCTCCGAGGCGAAGGCGTTGCTCCACGACGGCCTCGACGACTGGTCCGAGACGGTCCACGGCGTCATCGACGACTTCGACGGCGAGCGCCGAATCGACCGGTAA
- the thrC gene encoding threonine synthase — MSLSLSVEQPETPAEATDGVWLECIECGETFAPFEDVRYTCDECDGLLEVRYDELPTFDDFDGEGVWRYADALPFESGVSIQEGSTPLYEVPRLEESVGVETLRIKHEGMNPTGSFKDRGMTVGVAVARELGVDRLACASTGNTSAALAAYGTRADMETLVLLPAGKVAAGKVAQASLHGARILEVDGNFDACLDVVQDLASRGEAYLLNSLNPFRLEGQKTIGLEIVEAFQADHGTWPDRIVLPVGNAGNTSALYKAFRELVQAGELAVDEVPKLTGVQAEGAAPMVEAIENDADEVRRWEDVETRATAIRIGNPVNAPKALPGIRETGGTAIAVSDEEITDAQRALAGEGIGVEPASAASLAGLRKLRAEGVVDDDERVVCLTTGHLLKDPDAAAAAGNDPEPVPADTDGVLESLASEGSSE, encoded by the coding sequence ATGAGTCTCAGCCTGTCTGTCGAACAGCCGGAGACGCCTGCCGAGGCGACCGACGGCGTCTGGCTCGAGTGTATCGAGTGTGGCGAGACGTTCGCACCGTTCGAGGACGTCCGCTACACCTGCGACGAGTGTGACGGCCTCCTCGAGGTCCGCTACGACGAACTGCCGACGTTCGACGACTTCGACGGCGAGGGCGTCTGGCGGTACGCCGACGCGCTTCCCTTCGAGTCGGGCGTCTCGATCCAGGAGGGATCGACGCCGCTGTACGAGGTGCCACGCCTCGAGGAGTCCGTCGGCGTCGAGACGCTGCGAATCAAACACGAGGGGATGAACCCCACCGGCTCGTTCAAAGACCGCGGGATGACCGTCGGCGTCGCCGTCGCACGCGAACTCGGCGTCGACCGCCTCGCCTGCGCGTCGACGGGGAACACGAGCGCCGCCCTCGCCGCCTACGGCACGCGAGCGGACATGGAGACGCTCGTCCTCCTGCCAGCGGGGAAGGTCGCCGCGGGCAAGGTCGCCCAGGCCAGTCTCCACGGCGCGCGCATCCTCGAGGTCGACGGCAACTTCGACGCCTGTCTCGACGTCGTCCAGGATCTCGCCAGTCGTGGGGAGGCCTATCTGCTGAACTCGCTGAACCCGTTCCGACTCGAGGGCCAGAAGACGATCGGTCTCGAGATCGTCGAGGCGTTCCAGGCCGACCACGGGACGTGGCCCGACAGGATCGTCCTCCCCGTCGGCAATGCGGGCAACACGTCAGCGCTGTACAAGGCGTTCCGGGAACTCGTCCAGGCGGGCGAACTCGCGGTCGACGAGGTACCCAAACTCACGGGCGTCCAGGCCGAGGGCGCAGCGCCGATGGTCGAGGCGATCGAGAACGACGCCGACGAGGTGCGCCGCTGGGAGGACGTCGAGACTCGCGCGACGGCGATCCGGATCGGCAACCCGGTGAACGCGCCGAAGGCCCTCCCCGGCATTCGCGAGACCGGCGGGACGGCGATCGCCGTCTCCGACGAGGAGATCACCGACGCCCAGCGTGCCCTCGCGGGCGAGGGGATCGGCGTCGAACCGGCTTCCGCTGCCTCGCTCGCCGGTCTCCGGAAACTCCGCGCCGAGGGCGTCGTCGACGACGACGAGCGCGTCGTCTGTCTCACCACTGGCCACCTGCTCAAAGACCCCGACGCGGCCGCCGCCGCCGGCAACGATCCCGAACCGGTCCCGGCTGACACGGACGGCGTCCTCGAGAGCTTAGCGAGCGAGGGCTCGTCGGAGTAG
- a CDS encoding transcription initiation factor IIB gives MVDTNEDVVCPECGGRLRETSTETICEECGLVLAEDAIDHGPEWRSFDDDDTDRRRTGAPLTRSRHDRGLSTEIGYGSQTRLTGRKRRQIARMRREHNRARISSKADSNQVYGFTEIGRIVTRLSLPMDTKDQACTLFKSAQSEGLLQGRSLEGFAAASIYATCRTLSIARTIDEIVDVARADEGELKAAYDALNRDLGLPTGPIDPTEYLARYASKLDLDTAVERRAREYVSRLLEAGLISGRNPSGVAAACLYAAACERDGELVTQTDVANVAGVAAVTIRSTVTDLRKIA, from the coding sequence ATGGTGGACACCAACGAAGACGTTGTCTGTCCGGAGTGCGGTGGTCGACTGCGGGAGACGTCGACAGAGACGATCTGTGAGGAGTGTGGCCTCGTCCTCGCGGAAGACGCGATCGATCACGGACCGGAGTGGCGGTCGTTCGACGATGACGACACCGACCGACGACGAACCGGTGCGCCGCTGACTCGCTCGCGCCACGACCGCGGGCTCTCGACCGAGATTGGCTACGGATCGCAGACCCGACTGACCGGTCGAAAACGCCGGCAAATCGCGAGGATGCGCCGGGAACACAACCGGGCTCGAATCTCGTCGAAAGCCGACTCGAACCAGGTGTACGGGTTCACCGAGATCGGTCGAATCGTCACCAGGCTCTCGTTGCCGATGGACACCAAAGATCAGGCCTGTACGCTGTTCAAATCCGCTCAATCGGAGGGACTGCTACAGGGGCGATCACTCGAGGGATTTGCCGCGGCTTCGATCTACGCGACGTGTCGGACGCTCTCGATCGCCCGGACGATCGACGAAATCGTCGACGTCGCTCGTGCCGACGAAGGCGAACTCAAAGCGGCGTACGACGCGCTCAACCGTGACCTCGGATTGCCAACCGGCCCGATCGATCCGACCGAATACCTCGCCCGATACGCGTCGAAGCTCGACCTCGACACGGCAGTCGAGCGGCGCGCTCGCGAATACGTCTCGAGGCTCCTCGAGGCAGGATTGATCAGTGGCCGGAATCCAAGCGGCGTCGCGGCGGCCTGTCTTTACGCCGCCGCCTGCGAACGCGACGGTGAACTCGTTACGCAGACGGACGTGGCGAACGTCGCCGGTGTCGCCGCCGTCACGATCCGATCGACCGTTACCGATCTCCGCAAGATCGCCTGA
- a CDS encoding P-loop NTPase, with the protein MIVAVTGGKGGVGKSTIALNLGHQLEAVVVDGDLAMADLPRGRGPDLHDVLAGRAAPLEAVQQVGPVEMLPCGRSLAGARAADLTTFGQVVETVAREFEHVVVDGPAGLASDVGVQLHSADVAILVTTSDDAALADAVKTRHLARKLETPVGGAVLNRISDPDRQVEIVERALGVPVTEIPKEPAVQAAQSIGRPIDEISSESVAVDRISSLARTLEREERRVRRSCGDR; encoded by the coding sequence ATGATCGTCGCCGTAACCGGTGGAAAGGGTGGCGTCGGCAAGTCGACGATCGCGTTGAATCTCGGCCACCAGCTCGAGGCGGTCGTCGTCGACGGCGACCTCGCGATGGCCGATCTTCCACGCGGGCGCGGACCGGACCTCCACGACGTGCTGGCGGGCCGCGCAGCACCGCTCGAGGCGGTCCAGCAGGTCGGTCCTGTCGAGATGCTGCCGTGTGGCCGGTCGCTCGCCGGTGCTCGGGCAGCGGACCTGACCACGTTCGGCCAGGTGGTCGAGACGGTGGCTCGCGAGTTCGAACACGTCGTCGTCGACGGTCCAGCCGGTCTGGCCAGCGACGTCGGCGTCCAGTTGCACAGTGCGGACGTCGCGATACTGGTGACGACATCCGACGACGCAGCACTAGCCGACGCCGTCAAGACGAGGCATCTCGCACGCAAACTCGAGACGCCGGTCGGTGGTGCCGTCCTCAACCGGATCTCTGATCCGGATCGACAGGTTGAGATTGTCGAGCGCGCACTCGGCGTGCCAGTGACGGAGATCCCCAAAGAGCCCGCGGTGCAAGCTGCACAGTCGATCGGTCGTCCGATCGACGAAATCTCGTCAGAGAGCGTTGCCGTCGATCGAATCAGTTCGCTCGCCCGAACGCTCGAGCGGGAAGAACGGCGAGTCAGGCGATCTTGCGGAGATCGGTAA
- a CDS encoding LAGLIDADG family homing endonuclease, which translates to MSLGQAHVRVRNLADTESPEIRDIRARHMNKLVQVRGIVRKATDVRPKIEEAAFECQLCGTLNRVPQSTGDFQEPHECQGCERQGPFRVNFDQSEFVDAQKLRIQESPEGLRGGETPQAIDVHVEDDITGEVTPGDHVSATGVLRLEQQGNQQEKSPIFDFYMEGVSVDVDEEQFEDMDITDADKEQIVRLSSSEDIYEKMVASIAPSIYGYDQEKLAMMLQLFSGVTKQLPDGSRIRGDLHMLLIGDPGTGKSQMLGYIQNIAPRSVYTSGKGSSSAGLCVTGDTLVHTENGLERIRDVVTDSLPDPVEEETAVSDEIGLYTFDRDAGNLETRETSHVWRMPRKQCRRIETARGKELETSLNTPVLTCDESGLEWKRVSEIEPGDYVAVPNYGDVERSTPPVMDYLEFTNEKLRLADESIVRVRRALCEKYGTLRAAARELGFPEDFVYDTLQNRYVPLERLETVLDAVTLELSDLTVERAMLRHGDSVRIPEEFDEDLCYLLGLVFGDGDIMVSRRGGNRGHIRISNSDETVLERAVEIIDSTFDKRPEIEYQDDKVPCIRLHSATVARFFANLGMQTPKDDLELDPRLATAEHADAFLRGLMDADGSVSARTNGGSSIHLSAISETFARQVQLMLETYGVRARLRERDRRGVTVLENGQEIESKHVQYHLECYGKDIDRFAEAIGFECPRKQAALETIVGDAVRRGEKIPVGKALATVDGSAGEYYMNIHRGDDPGRARARRMLSELDLGPVEPIVREVVEADLCWDEVVAAVDTGKKEVFDLTVPETHNFLANGIVTHNTAAAVRDDFGDGQQWTLEAGALVLADQGIAAVDELDKMRSEDRSAMHEALEQQKISVSKAGINATLKSRCSLLGAANPKYGRFDHYEPISEQIDLEPALISRFDLIFTVTDQPDEEKDRNLAEHIITTNYAGELTTQREEMTSLEVSADEIEEMTATVDPEIDAELLRKYIAYAKQNCHPRMTEEARNAIRDFYVDLRSKGTDEDSAVPVTARKLEALVRLSEASARVRLSDTVELEDAERVIEIVRSCLQDIGVDPETGEFDADIVEAGTSKSQRDRIKNIKQLISDVEEEYDDGAPVDVVLDRADEIGMDRQKAEHEIEKLKQKGEVYEPSTDNLRTT; encoded by the coding sequence GTGAGTCTCGGTCAGGCACACGTTCGCGTGCGGAACCTGGCGGACACGGAGTCGCCCGAGATCCGCGACATCCGCGCCCGACACATGAACAAGCTCGTCCAGGTGCGTGGCATCGTCCGCAAGGCGACCGACGTCCGCCCGAAGATCGAAGAGGCGGCCTTCGAGTGTCAGCTCTGTGGTACGCTCAACCGCGTCCCGCAGTCGACGGGCGACTTCCAGGAACCCCACGAGTGTCAGGGCTGTGAACGGCAGGGACCGTTCCGGGTGAACTTCGACCAGTCGGAGTTCGTCGACGCCCAGAAACTCCGCATCCAGGAGAGCCCCGAAGGCCTCCGGGGCGGCGAAACCCCCCAGGCGATCGACGTCCACGTCGAAGACGACATCACCGGCGAGGTGACGCCGGGCGACCACGTCTCCGCGACCGGCGTGTTGCGACTCGAGCAGCAGGGCAACCAGCAAGAGAAGTCGCCGATCTTCGATTTCTACATGGAGGGCGTCTCGGTCGACGTCGACGAAGAGCAGTTCGAGGACATGGACATCACCGACGCCGACAAAGAGCAGATCGTCCGCCTCTCGAGTTCCGAGGACATCTACGAGAAGATGGTCGCCTCCATCGCTCCCTCGATCTACGGCTACGACCAGGAGAAACTCGCGATGATGCTGCAACTGTTCTCGGGCGTGACCAAGCAGTTGCCCGACGGCTCGAGGATTCGCGGAGACCTGCACATGCTCCTGATCGGGGATCCTGGTACCGGGAAATCACAGATGCTAGGATACATCCAGAATATCGCTCCCCGCTCCGTCTATACTTCTGGGAAGGGGTCTTCTTCGGCAGGCCTCTGTGTCACCGGCGATACGCTAGTTCATACAGAGAACGGACTCGAGCGGATTCGAGACGTTGTGACCGACTCCCTCCCCGACCCGGTTGAGGAAGAGACCGCCGTCAGCGACGAGATCGGACTGTACACGTTCGACCGCGATGCCGGTAACCTCGAGACGCGTGAAACGTCACACGTCTGGCGAATGCCCCGAAAACAGTGTCGGCGCATCGAAACGGCACGTGGAAAGGAACTCGAGACGTCACTGAATACGCCGGTTCTGACCTGTGACGAATCCGGGCTCGAGTGGAAGCGTGTTTCCGAGATCGAACCGGGCGATTACGTCGCCGTTCCGAACTACGGTGACGTCGAGCGATCGACACCGCCGGTTATGGACTACCTCGAATTCACGAACGAAAAGCTCCGGCTAGCCGACGAATCGATCGTCCGCGTCCGTCGAGCACTCTGCGAGAAATACGGGACGTTACGGGCGGCTGCACGTGAACTGGGCTTCCCCGAGGACTTCGTCTACGACACTCTCCAAAATCGATACGTCCCGCTCGAACGCCTCGAAACCGTTCTCGACGCGGTGACCCTCGAACTGTCCGACCTGACGGTCGAGCGAGCGATGCTTCGTCACGGCGATAGTGTTCGGATTCCCGAGGAGTTCGACGAAGACCTCTGTTACCTGCTCGGTCTCGTCTTCGGTGATGGAGATATCATGGTATCACGCCGGGGTGGAAATCGTGGACACATCCGAATTTCGAACAGTGACGAGACGGTGCTCGAGCGGGCAGTCGAGATCATCGATTCGACGTTCGATAAACGACCCGAGATCGAGTATCAGGACGACAAAGTTCCCTGTATTCGTCTTCATAGCGCCACTGTCGCCCGATTCTTCGCCAACCTCGGAATGCAAACGCCGAAAGACGATCTCGAACTCGATCCGCGCCTGGCGACGGCGGAACACGCAGACGCCTTCCTCAGAGGCCTCATGGACGCCGATGGTTCGGTTTCGGCGCGAACGAACGGTGGCTCAAGTATCCACCTCTCGGCGATCAGCGAGACGTTCGCTCGGCAGGTGCAGTTGATGCTCGAGACCTACGGTGTTCGTGCGCGCCTTCGCGAACGTGATCGGCGCGGAGTCACCGTCCTCGAGAACGGCCAAGAGATCGAATCGAAACACGTCCAGTATCACCTCGAGTGCTACGGAAAGGACATCGACCGATTCGCCGAAGCGATCGGCTTCGAATGTCCGCGGAAGCAGGCGGCACTCGAGACGATCGTTGGTGACGCCGTCCGTCGCGGTGAGAAAATACCAGTAGGCAAAGCGCTCGCAACGGTCGATGGGTCTGCCGGGGAATACTACATGAATATCCATCGCGGAGACGACCCCGGTCGCGCCCGAGCCCGACGAATGCTCTCGGAACTTGACCTTGGACCCGTCGAACCGATCGTCCGGGAAGTCGTCGAGGCGGACCTGTGCTGGGACGAGGTCGTCGCCGCCGTCGACACCGGAAAAAAAGAGGTGTTCGACCTCACCGTTCCCGAGACGCACAACTTCCTCGCGAACGGGATCGTTACCCACAACACGGCTGCGGCGGTACGCGACGACTTCGGCGACGGCCAGCAGTGGACGCTGGAGGCCGGCGCACTCGTACTCGCCGACCAGGGAATCGCCGCAGTCGACGAACTCGATAAGATGAGGTCGGAAGATCGCAGTGCCATGCACGAGGCCCTCGAGCAACAGAAGATCTCGGTCTCGAAGGCCGGCATCAACGCGACGCTCAAGTCCCGGTGTTCGCTGCTGGGTGCGGCAAACCCCAAGTACGGCCGGTTCGACCACTACGAGCCGATCAGCGAGCAGATCGACCTCGAGCCGGCGCTGATCTCCCGGTTCGACCTGATCTTCACCGTCACGGACCAGCCGGACGAGGAGAAAGACCGGAACCTCGCAGAGCACATCATCACGACCAACTACGCCGGCGAGTTGACGACCCAGCGCGAGGAGATGACCTCCCTCGAGGTGAGCGCCGACGAGATCGAGGAGATGACCGCGACGGTCGATCCGGAGATCGACGCCGAACTTCTGCGCAAGTACATCGCCTACGCGAAACAGAACTGTCACCCGCGGATGACCGAGGAGGCCCGGAACGCGATCAGGGACTTCTACGTCGATCTGCGCTCGAAAGGCACCGACGAGGATTCGGCGGTGCCGGTGACGGCCCGGAAACTCGAGGCGCTGGTTCGGCTCTCGGAGGCCAGTGCCCGCGTCCGGCTGTCGGATACGGTCGAGCTCGAGGACGCAGAACGGGTGATCGAGATCGTCCGCTCGTGTCTCCAGGACATCGGCGTCGACCCAGAAACGGGCGAGTTCGACGCCGACATCGTCGAGGCGGGGACCTCGAAGTCCCAGCGCGACCGAATCAAGAACATCAAACAGCTGATCAGCGACGTCGAGGAGGAGTACGACGACGGTGCGCCGGTCGACGTCGTCCTGGATCGTGCCGACGAGATCGGCATGGATCGCCAGAAGGCCGAACACGAAATCGAGAAGCTCAAACAGAAAGGGGAGGTCTACGAGCCGAGCACGGACAACCTCCGAACGACGTGA
- a CDS encoding pro-sigmaK processing inhibitor BofA family protein, whose protein sequence is MVTGLEVALLLFVLALFVGATRIIRTVKPFIVNAAVGLLVLFLAEALFGLEVALTAVALLIVALGGVPGAVLVILLSVFGVAFVP, encoded by the coding sequence ATGGTTACTGGCCTCGAGGTCGCCCTCCTCCTGTTCGTCCTCGCCCTCTTCGTCGGTGCGACGAGGATCATCCGCACCGTAAAGCCCTTCATCGTCAACGCGGCCGTCGGACTGCTCGTCCTCTTTCTCGCCGAGGCGCTTTTCGGACTCGAGGTCGCGCTCACCGCGGTCGCCTTGCTCATCGTCGCGCTCGGCGGCGTTCCGGGCGCGGTGCTGGTCATCCTGCTGTCGGTGTTCGGCGTCGCGTTCGTTCCCTGA